Proteins encoded together in one Mycobacterium simiae window:
- the yhjD gene encoding inner membrane protein YhjD has product MNEPAKPGFIDRLRARFGWLDHVIRAYTHFGARNGGFLAAGLTYYTIFALFPLLMVTFALVGFVLSRDPALIDTISNHIRGTVSGTLGQQLVDLMNSAIEARASVGIIGLITAAWAGLGWMSHMRGAVTTMWWDEQYDSAGFVRNKISDLIAMVGTFAVIVVTLALTALGHAAPMRALLRWLGIPTFSVFGEIFRVVSIAVSLLVSWLLFTWLIGRLPRHKVNLADAARAGLLAAIGFELFKQVGSIYLRVVLRSPAGAAFGPVLGLMVFAYITGYLVLFATAWAATVSGDPRRAHTPPPEPAIIAPRVLLDEGITTRQTLTAMAMGAVGALALSRVTRRLR; this is encoded by the coding sequence ATGAATGAACCGGCCAAGCCGGGATTCATTGACCGATTGCGCGCCCGGTTCGGCTGGCTCGACCACGTGATACGGGCCTACACCCATTTCGGTGCGCGCAACGGCGGGTTTTTGGCGGCCGGTCTCACCTACTACACGATCTTCGCGCTATTCCCTTTGCTGATGGTCACATTCGCCCTCGTCGGTTTTGTGTTGTCGCGCGATCCGGCGCTGATCGACACGATCAGCAACCACATCCGCGGCACGGTCTCCGGCACGCTGGGTCAGCAGTTGGTGGATCTGATGAACTCGGCGATCGAGGCGCGCGCATCGGTCGGCATCATCGGGCTGATCACCGCGGCCTGGGCCGGTCTGGGCTGGATGTCCCACATGCGCGGCGCCGTGACCACCATGTGGTGGGATGAGCAATACGATTCGGCGGGGTTTGTGCGCAACAAGATCTCCGATCTGATCGCGATGGTCGGCACGTTCGCGGTCATCGTCGTCACGCTGGCACTCACCGCCCTCGGGCACGCGGCGCCGATGCGTGCTTTGCTGAGATGGCTTGGTATACCCACTTTCTCGGTATTCGGCGAGATCTTTCGGGTGGTTTCGATAGCCGTGTCGCTGCTGGTGTCGTGGTTGTTGTTCACCTGGCTGATCGGCCGGCTACCGCGGCACAAGGTCAACCTGGCCGACGCGGCGCGGGCCGGCTTGCTGGCGGCGATCGGCTTCGAGTTGTTCAAGCAGGTGGGGTCGATCTATTTGCGTGTCGTGCTGCGCAGTCCGGCGGGAGCTGCCTTTGGCCCGGTGCTGGGTTTGATGGTGTTCGCTTACATCACCGGCTATCTGGTGCTTTTCGCCACCGCCTGGGCGGCCACCGTGTCCGGGGATCCGCGGCGAGCGCACACCCCGCCGCCGGAGCCGGCGATCATCGCCCCGCGGGTGTTGCTGGACGAGGGAATCACCACCCGCCAGACGCTGACCGCGATGGCGATGGGAGCCGTTGGTGCGCTGGCCCTGTCCCGGGTGACCCGTCGGCTCCGTTAA
- a CDS encoding alpha/beta fold hydrolase, with the protein MSTRAPIHLGSGEPVLLLHPFLLSQIVWEDVAQQLADTGRFEVFAPTMAGHNGGPPAGTWFLSSEVLADHVERQMDELGWDTAHIVGNSLGGWVAFELERRGRARSIIGIAPAGGWTRWSPAKFEVIGKFVLAIPLLAFAFLLGPRVLQLPFSRRLATYAISATPDGVSERKLADIIDDAAHCPAYVQLLVKALLMPGLRELALNAVPAHLVICEKDRVIPSPRFSRHFIRHLPEGHRVTELDGVGHVPMFEAAERVTKVIVDFLDECVRPVQVADPPAT; encoded by the coding sequence ATGAGCACTCGCGCGCCGATCCATCTGGGTTCCGGAGAGCCGGTCTTGCTGCTGCATCCGTTCCTGCTCTCGCAAATTGTCTGGGAAGACGTCGCCCAGCAGCTGGCCGACACCGGACGCTTCGAGGTGTTCGCCCCGACAATGGCGGGTCACAACGGCGGGCCGCCGGCCGGTACCTGGTTTCTGAGCTCCGAGGTGCTGGCCGACCACGTCGAGCGGCAGATGGACGAGCTGGGCTGGGACACCGCCCACATCGTGGGCAACTCGCTGGGGGGCTGGGTCGCGTTCGAACTCGAACGGCGCGGCCGGGCCCGCAGCATCATCGGCATCGCGCCGGCCGGCGGCTGGACCCGCTGGAGCCCGGCAAAATTCGAGGTCATCGGCAAGTTCGTGCTGGCCATCCCGCTGCTGGCGTTCGCTTTTCTGTTGGGCCCGCGGGTGCTGCAGCTACCGTTCAGCCGCCGGTTGGCCACCTACGCGATCAGCGCCACCCCGGACGGCGTCAGCGAGCGCAAACTCGCCGACATCATCGACGACGCGGCCCACTGCCCCGCCTACGTCCAGCTGCTGGTCAAGGCCTTGTTGATGCCCGGCCTGCGCGAGCTCGCGCTCAACGCCGTCCCGGCGCACCTGGTGATTTGCGAAAAAGACCGGGTGATCCCGTCGCCCAGGTTCAGCCGGCATTTCATCCGCCATCTGCCGGAGGGCCATCGGGTCACCGAGCTCGACGGCGTCGGGCACGTGCCGATGTTCGAAGCTGCCGAACGGGTGACGAAAGTCATCGTGGACTTCCTCGACGAGTGCGTCCGCCCGGTCCAGGTCGCCGATCCGCCGGCAACTTAG
- the trpS gene encoding tryptophan--tRNA ligase has product MSTTTGPSRIFSGVQPTSDSLHLGNALGAITQWVALQEDYDAFFCVVDLHAITIPQDPEALRRRTLVTAAQYLALGIDPARSTIFVQSHVPAHTQLAWVLGCFTGFGQASRMTQFKDKSLRQGSDSTTVGLFTYPVLQAADVLAYDTDLVPVGEDQRQHLELARDIAERFNSRFPDTFVVPDMLIPKATAKIYDLADPGSKMSKSAATDAGLINLLDDPAKSAKKIRSAVTDSEREIRFDTEAKPGVSNLLTIQSAVTGIDIDKLVDGYAGRGYGDLKKDTAEAVVEFVAPIKARVDELTADIAELEAVLAAGAERAEDVAGKTVQRVYHRLGFLPQRR; this is encoded by the coding sequence ATGAGCACCACTACCGGACCCAGCCGGATTTTCTCCGGCGTGCAGCCCACCTCTGACTCGCTACACCTCGGCAACGCGCTGGGCGCGATCACCCAGTGGGTCGCGCTGCAGGAGGACTACGACGCGTTCTTCTGCGTGGTGGACCTGCACGCCATCACCATCCCGCAAGACCCCGAGGCGCTGCGCCGCCGCACGCTGGTCACCGCGGCCCAGTATCTGGCGCTGGGCATCGATCCCGCCCGCAGCACCATCTTCGTGCAGAGCCATGTCCCGGCCCACACCCAGCTGGCCTGGGTGCTGGGCTGCTTCACCGGATTCGGGCAGGCGTCGCGGATGACGCAATTCAAGGACAAGTCGCTGCGCCAGGGCAGCGACTCGACCACGGTCGGCCTGTTCACCTACCCGGTGCTGCAGGCCGCCGATGTGCTGGCCTACGACACCGATCTGGTGCCGGTGGGCGAGGATCAGCGCCAGCACCTCGAGCTGGCCCGCGACATCGCCGAACGGTTCAACTCCCGCTTCCCGGACACCTTCGTCGTGCCCGACATGCTCATCCCCAAGGCCACCGCCAAAATCTACGACCTTGCCGATCCGGGGTCCAAGATGAGCAAATCGGCGGCCACCGATGCCGGACTGATCAACCTGCTCGACGATCCGGCCAAGTCCGCCAAGAAGATTCGTTCGGCCGTGACCGACAGCGAGCGGGAAATCCGCTTCGATACCGAGGCTAAGCCGGGAGTGTCGAACCTGCTGACCATTCAATCGGCGGTGACCGGCATCGACATCGACAAGCTCGTCGACGGCTACGCCGGGCGCGGTTACGGTGACCTGAAGAAGGACACCGCCGAGGCGGTGGTCGAATTCGTCGCCCCGATCAAGGCGCGAGTCGACGAATTGACGGCCGACATCGCCGAATTGGAGGCAGTGCTGGCGGCCGGCGCCGAGCGCGCCGAGGACGTGGCCGGAAAAACGGTCCAGCGGGTTTACCATCGGCTGGGGTTTCTGCCGCAACGGAGGTAA